In Methylomonas sp. MK1, the following are encoded in one genomic region:
- a CDS encoding filamentous haemagglutinin family protein, producing MTNRQQHQHDDAVFFRLNPIAACVKSAVAGSMLIAFVSPVCAELPVPSAVWASMGGANRSVVGNNMTINQETDRVILNWDKFNVSADSSVEFKQPSASAIALNKIVDPSKNPSQILGSVTANGQIYLVNKNGFVFGRDSVVNARGLVASTMDVSFEKTFDKETIGTVSKDGRAAFQGSGDFYQKNGDGSFKLDADGQKVPIEIKVESGARIKSSEGGRILVIAPSIMNKGDVESPGGQVIMAAATDKVYLQEAPTADDRTNNDVRGLLVEVETGGKVENLGNIAANRGNVTLMGFAVKQSGKVSATTSTNVNGTIRLLAREGFTTKTEGGETVITAKATTRTADKGDGLGRSAQVTLGAGSTTEILPEVEYIEETQTLESGETVKMLVEKTAVPGQVQPQSRVEIMADKVHLQAGSEINAPSGKVSITATKSPLNPVADNSLKNDSRILIDAGAKIDVSGTDKVIRTMESNVLEVELRNFELKDAPLQKTGILKGKTVLVDIREGTPLTDIAPTVAGIGRTVAERMVKGGEIALNSEGDVILEKGAVLDFSGGEITYLDGFITTSKLLANGRLVDISEADPLVPYEAIYGEVVKKYQKWGITKVWKIDGPFTLARFEPGYVEGQDAGSLMVRANNAILDGELLGKTTNGRRQRTLAEQAKGSRLTVDTAFTQSNAQALIFSAGVQNSIDLDIDDVFPVGNDGLAMALAVDANKLIDGGVHTAVFKTNGNISVADNATLRLVAGGNLTLQGGAVDVRGNIVGAGATVKLETAETNAAGLQGEINLASGATIDLRGEWINDFAQPENLDGKTVAIDGGTFIAKAKGNGGGVNLRAGSLIDISAGAWLHEDRTLEAGKAQRTTGKGDTLQEGGIVLVAEPAIDNAGANVLMDGVMHAYAMQQGGGFTVKANAVAIRREETPSRGDGGVQPLQIATAFFGEGGFAEFDIGANLNGLTVEDGANIELRQQNRVLNNTYLEQANADGIEAFSDLTTLLPELRAPSKLTLRADHAAGINANSNLLVAATATINADDLSSVTLESDSSLVLDGRIVAHGGTVALDIIPDQSEVDPQYQQNQGIWLGSTARIDVSGGSQITVDGLGRRIGKVFDGGKVVVNAQRGFFASQAGSLIDVSGSQDILDLPVNSPAAIGASFAATLVGSHAGSINITAAEGAFLDGDMQAAGGAAPGTSGGKLSVFLNVDNRADPDAENSIFPRAPRILKISQERNVPFSAAFSKPGDSLPKKDSPGDRLTGIGYLAAEQISEGGFSSVDLAVSGEKGEIRFTGDVDLQLNNAIALDAVNFGWERNTAADTGNVQISATTATLGSDSYRAPIVKTSNGDGRLAVNADLIDLVGGSVTTGFNTVDLAADDDIRLKGIRIDSKELDFVGEFKTFSKLNLTAAQVYPTSLTEFTLAVTGDPNGTVTFNKSGKAAPVLSALGSLTVQGPNIVQNGVLTAPLGEIVLEATKSVTFGADSMTSVSAKGQIIPLGVTQGGLEWLLPLAGTGNNLNVVNPDLKPAETDKKRVFESPEKKITVKAAQILREDGALVDLSGGGDLLGFEFIPGDGGSVDVLDTDQRFAVVPGISGYSPFDPKSFPESGLKTGDSIYIGAGSGLAAGYYALLPARYALLPDAFLVSPVAGSANAIPGTSRTRVDGAAVVTGYRSVAGTDIRDQYWSEYVVEAGSIAKTRSEYNISSANQFFADRAVNKELAIPRLPQDAGQLVLNAKTRLELPTVVADVVEGGRGGLVDIVADKLALGTTAATDDVELLVSDLDKFRVDSLLLGAVRSFDAATGHTKLDVIAKSVTVAENTTLKAPEALLAASETVTLEQGAKIEASGAVADTDSDTVLEVNGDGALLRASAGKQATINRTGAKGLKGDLNISAGAVISAGAGSVALDSTRRTKMAGELNLAGGSLYLGAETINLGETAGVSTGLSLDNTQLAHLTVNELVLSSRGMVNLYGELLQTDALGQPFQFGDLRIDALGLAGKANAGKTLSLNAKTLSIANSKSTGSVLAGDGSGVLNINVQQLLLDQGKFQLSGFAAVNVNAGERMLGKGDSTLTALTDLSVNTPFVSAENGAKTIINASGHGLSLTGGSQTLTAGTQGIAAQLLLEADSIGLNTALFYQTGNVAMNALQGDVTLGGNALIDVSGAVAYAGLSKPVNLSGGKISLSSQLGNVSIEAGSKLLLNASNAEMLAGLLSVQAGAGQVQFNGFIDARGVGKANGGRVTVDTGSLSAGGFSALNAVFAAAGFSGAVELRTRSGDIVVEAGQTVSANAINLFADTGNISIAGTLDAAGANGGSVTLAAEDLLTLNSSALILANAQAANGNGGKVSLSSIDGSALDGAGIDIQSGARINVAAAGAGAAGEVYLRADRDDTDGDGLADINVKAIAAGTIVGDTDVTVEGARIYNNSRIASAEQLAMHNDNLAYMSDLAAANVANSRFGAGFTIIPGVEVRSSGNLTIAETWDLGKLDSGEAWRYGANNDLVGVLTLRAKGNLLINANLSDGFSTGVLNSASFGAINVSDYLQTGASWSYQLIGGADLGSANAMTVLASASLLTSAGSGDVSLANDVSVRTGTGDIDIRAARDLVYGNASSSIYTAGRADADDAKRWGSGGPDLAALFYAEYPVDGGDISIQVGRDIDAKPSAQLLSDALVRTGDWSNSNQHSTEFDSERPTAWGVALGISDSSGFSRQHQQSVTAFGGGNVRISAGGNVEDLSVMIPTTGKQVGERDTPVADATVITFKTNVVEVNGGGNLQLQAGGDIAGGVFYVDGGAADIYAHGSLKAGTNKGLNPILALGDAQFNVVAGKSMALEAIVDPMFVTLPDSVDLINASSNRFFRYSTDSNVTLTTLSGDLGLKNDIASLKKATNTNISEGFLVYPAGLHAYALNGNITVDKSFTLYPSAQGDLELFAAENLTGKGNPRIILSDAEPAALPSAALPFVGSSLTDLDNVLKVLDIQQPQSPTAIHASTPLHANDPNPVLISTGSGNIGRIDDDIVFVLAKPAEVSAGQDIVRATFNIQHNNADAVSIFNAGRDIRYTINIHPDTGNIIEADQGIDVAGPGQLTALAGRDVNLGSSIGITSSGDQSNAALADDGANITVIAGLAGGALNSNGFAEGFMLNSGKYVLENQRYLNLFVQEMRSITGDSSLNVDSAKLAFSGLSTVDKARLDSKLLSVVQSVFLQEVKANASTLAKATTKQAQDLAELKLLATIESLFPGTTLLAGNSEYRIDAANGIVVNADTSASNILNSLNAALQQKIEAELARQGKTFASASDREKDDARELVRPKLGNISLFLSSIQTKDGGDANLFTPNGGITVGLATADIGLAKEDDELGVIVKKQGEANLLARNDIDVNIQRVVTLGNGNITGGSTEGDVDAGRSAQTALAAPPLKVSYDAAGMPVLEVSPVLQGGGIRTVGAGDVLLFAPRGIIDAGEAGIRGNNITLAATAIVGADNIDIGGSAVGVPVAATGSVAAGLTGVSNVAAAVGKSLDSTGSVGKEAAEKLAKAATNTLGILSVDILGFGE from the coding sequence ATGACTAATAGACAACAGCACCAGCATGACGACGCGGTATTTTTCAGATTAAATCCCATTGCGGCTTGCGTAAAGTCGGCAGTCGCCGGCAGTATGCTGATCGCTTTTGTCTCGCCGGTCTGCGCCGAATTACCGGTGCCCAGCGCGGTCTGGGCCAGCATGGGCGGCGCCAACCGTTCCGTAGTCGGTAATAATATGACGATTAATCAGGAAACCGACCGGGTTATTCTGAATTGGGATAAGTTTAATGTCAGCGCCGACAGTTCCGTCGAGTTCAAACAGCCCAGCGCCAGTGCCATCGCCCTAAACAAAATCGTCGATCCCAGCAAAAATCCCAGCCAGATTTTGGGCTCGGTAACCGCCAACGGCCAGATATATCTGGTTAATAAAAACGGTTTCGTGTTCGGTAGGGATTCCGTGGTCAATGCCCGTGGGCTGGTGGCGTCGACGATGGATGTCAGTTTCGAAAAAACCTTTGATAAGGAAACCATAGGCACTGTCTCCAAGGATGGTCGCGCTGCTTTTCAAGGGTCCGGCGATTTTTATCAAAAAAACGGTGACGGTAGTTTCAAGCTGGATGCCGACGGTCAAAAAGTCCCCATCGAGATCAAAGTGGAAAGCGGGGCGCGGATCAAGTCCAGCGAGGGCGGCCGCATCCTGGTGATTGCCCCGAGCATCATGAACAAAGGCGATGTGGAATCGCCCGGCGGTCAGGTAATCATGGCGGCGGCGACCGACAAAGTGTATTTGCAGGAAGCGCCAACAGCGGATGATAGGACCAATAACGACGTGCGCGGCTTGCTAGTGGAAGTCGAGACCGGCGGTAAAGTGGAAAACTTGGGTAACATCGCCGCCAATCGCGGTAACGTCACCTTGATGGGCTTTGCTGTCAAGCAAAGCGGCAAGGTATCCGCAACCACCTCCACCAACGTCAACGGCACGATCCGCCTGTTGGCGCGGGAAGGTTTTACTACCAAAACCGAAGGCGGCGAGACTGTTATCACCGCGAAAGCCACCACCCGCACCGCGGATAAAGGCGACGGTTTGGGCCGTTCCGCACAAGTGACTTTGGGCGCGGGCAGTACCACCGAGATTCTGCCCGAGGTGGAATACATCGAGGAAACCCAAACCCTGGAGTCCGGCGAAACCGTCAAGATGTTGGTAGAGAAAACCGCTGTACCCGGTCAGGTGCAGCCGCAATCTCGGGTCGAGATTATGGCTGATAAGGTGCATTTACAGGCTGGGTCGGAAATTAACGCGCCTTCGGGGAAGGTATCAATTACCGCGACTAAATCGCCGTTAAATCCGGTTGCCGACAACAGCCTAAAAAACGATAGCCGGATCCTGATCGATGCCGGCGCGAAAATCGATGTGTCCGGTACAGATAAAGTCATCCGCACCATGGAAAGCAATGTCTTGGAAGTGGAGCTGCGCAACTTTGAATTGAAAGACGCGCCGTTGCAAAAGACCGGCATATTAAAAGGTAAGACCGTCCTGGTGGACATCCGCGAAGGCACGCCGCTGACCGATATTGCGCCCACCGTGGCGGGGATTGGTCGGACGGTCGCCGAACGGATGGTTAAGGGCGGCGAGATCGCGCTTAACTCCGAAGGCGATGTCATCCTGGAAAAAGGCGCGGTTCTGGACTTTTCCGGTGGCGAGATTACCTATCTGGATGGCTTTATTACCACCAGTAAGTTGCTAGCCAATGGCCGCTTGGTCGATATTAGCGAAGCCGATCCTTTGGTGCCTTACGAGGCGATTTACGGCGAGGTGGTGAAAAAATATCAAAAATGGGGCATCACCAAAGTCTGGAAAATCGACGGTCCATTCACGCTGGCGCGTTTCGAGCCGGGTTATGTCGAAGGTCAGGACGCGGGCAGCTTAATGGTCAGAGCTAACAACGCGATTTTAGACGGCGAACTGCTGGGTAAAACCACCAACGGGAGGCGGCAGCGGACGCTGGCCGAGCAAGCCAAGGGCAGCCGTCTGACGGTAGATACCGCGTTTACCCAGAGTAATGCGCAGGCATTGATTTTCTCCGCTGGCGTGCAAAACAGCATTGATTTGGATATCGACGACGTGTTCCCGGTCGGAAATGACGGCTTGGCCATGGCTTTGGCCGTGGATGCCAACAAGCTCATCGACGGCGGCGTGCATACTGCGGTGTTTAAAACCAACGGTAACATCAGCGTCGCCGACAATGCGACCCTGCGCTTGGTCGCCGGCGGCAATCTGACGTTACAAGGCGGCGCGGTTGACGTGCGCGGCAATATCGTCGGTGCCGGGGCCACGGTAAAGCTGGAAACCGCCGAAACCAACGCGGCGGGATTGCAAGGCGAGATTAACCTGGCTTCCGGGGCGACAATCGATTTGCGCGGGGAATGGATTAACGATTTCGCCCAGCCGGAAAATCTTGACGGCAAGACGGTGGCCATAGACGGCGGTACTTTTATTGCCAAGGCCAAGGGTAACGGCGGCGGCGTGAATTTGCGGGCCGGCAGTTTGATCGACATCAGCGCCGGCGCCTGGTTGCACGAAGACCGTACGCTGGAAGCCGGTAAGGCGCAAAGAACCACAGGCAAGGGCGATACCTTGCAAGAGGGCGGCATTGTGTTGGTCGCCGAACCTGCCATAGACAACGCCGGCGCTAACGTGCTGATGGATGGCGTTATGCACGCCTATGCCATGCAACAAGGCGGCGGCTTTACCGTAAAAGCCAACGCGGTAGCCATTCGTCGGGAAGAAACCCCGAGCAGAGGCGATGGCGGCGTGCAGCCTTTGCAAATTGCCACTGCGTTTTTCGGTGAAGGCGGCTTTGCCGAGTTCGATATCGGCGCAAATCTGAACGGATTGACGGTGGAAGACGGCGCCAATATTGAGCTGCGCCAACAGAACAGAGTACTAAACAACACCTATCTGGAACAGGCCAACGCTGACGGTATCGAAGCATTCTCGGATTTGACGACGTTGTTGCCGGAACTGCGCGCACCCAGCAAATTGACCTTGCGAGCCGATCATGCCGCCGGGATTAATGCCAACAGCAATTTGCTGGTGGCTGCTACCGCAACTATTAACGCCGACGATTTAAGCAGCGTTACGCTGGAGTCCGATTCGTCCCTGGTGCTGGATGGCCGGATCGTCGCGCATGGCGGTACGGTGGCTCTGGATATTATTCCCGATCAAAGTGAGGTCGATCCGCAGTACCAGCAGAATCAAGGCATCTGGCTGGGCAGCACTGCCCGCATCGATGTGTCCGGTGGCAGTCAAATTACCGTGGACGGCTTGGGCCGGCGTATCGGTAAGGTTTTTGACGGCGGCAAGGTGGTCGTCAATGCGCAACGCGGCTTTTTTGCCTCCCAGGCCGGCTCTTTGATCGATGTATCCGGTAGCCAAGACATCCTGGATTTACCGGTTAATAGTCCCGCGGCGATAGGTGCGAGTTTTGCTGCTACCCTAGTAGGTTCGCATGCCGGCAGTATCAATATTACCGCCGCCGAAGGCGCGTTTCTGGACGGCGATATGCAAGCCGCCGGCGGCGCTGCGCCCGGCACCTCCGGCGGTAAATTGTCGGTGTTTCTTAACGTAGATAATCGTGCCGATCCGGATGCAGAAAACTCCATCTTTCCGCGCGCCCCGCGCATTTTAAAAATCTCCCAGGAACGGAATGTACCGTTTTCCGCTGCTTTTTCTAAACCGGGCGATTCATTACCCAAGAAAGATTCGCCCGGTGATCGGCTGACCGGCATTGGCTATCTGGCCGCTGAGCAGATTAGCGAGGGCGGTTTTAGCTCTGTGGATCTGGCTGTATCCGGAGAGAAGGGTGAGATTCGTTTTACAGGCGATGTCGATCTGCAACTGAATAACGCTATTGCTTTGGATGCGGTCAATTTTGGTTGGGAGCGGAACACCGCCGCAGATACCGGTAATGTGCAAATCAGCGCTACCACCGCGACTTTGGGGTCGGATAGCTATCGCGCACCGATAGTAAAAACCAGCAACGGCGATGGCCGATTGGCGGTTAATGCCGATTTGATCGATTTGGTCGGTGGCTCGGTAACGACCGGTTTTAATACGGTTGATCTTGCCGCCGACGACGATATTCGCCTGAAAGGGATACGGATCGACAGTAAGGAACTGGATTTTGTCGGCGAATTTAAAACCTTTTCCAAGCTTAATTTAACTGCGGCGCAGGTTTATCCCACCTCCTTGACCGAGTTTACCTTGGCGGTCACCGGCGATCCGAACGGCACGGTGACTTTCAACAAAAGCGGTAAGGCCGCGCCGGTGCTGTCCGCCTTGGGCAGTTTGACCGTGCAGGGGCCGAATATCGTCCAAAACGGCGTGCTGACCGCGCCCTTGGGCGAGATCGTTTTGGAGGCGACAAAATCGGTGACCTTCGGCGCCGACAGCATGACGTCGGTTTCGGCCAAGGGGCAAATCATCCCGCTGGGCGTCACCCAGGGCGGCCTGGAATGGCTGCTGCCCTTGGCCGGCACCGGCAACAATCTTAACGTGGTCAACCCCGATCTGAAACCGGCTGAAACGGATAAAAAGCGGGTGTTTGAAAGCCCCGAGAAGAAAATAACCGTTAAAGCCGCGCAAATCCTTCGGGAAGACGGTGCTTTGGTGGATTTATCCGGCGGCGGCGATTTATTGGGCTTCGAATTTATTCCCGGTGATGGCGGTTCGGTAGATGTTCTTGATACTGATCAACGCTTTGCGGTAGTGCCGGGTATATCCGGTTATTCGCCGTTCGACCCCAAATCGTTTCCCGAATCAGGTTTGAAGACTGGCGATAGCATTTACATCGGTGCCGGTAGCGGCCTTGCCGCCGGCTACTATGCCTTACTGCCGGCTCGTTACGCCTTATTGCCGGATGCATTTTTGGTGTCGCCGGTCGCCGGCAGCGCCAATGCAATTCCCGGCACCAGTAGAACCCGGGTCGATGGCGCTGCTGTCGTTACCGGCTACCGGAGCGTTGCCGGAACAGACATCCGCGATCAGTATTGGTCCGAGTATGTGGTCGAAGCCGGCAGCATTGCTAAAACGCGTAGCGAATACAACATCAGCTCGGCCAACCAATTTTTCGCGGATAGAGCGGTAAATAAAGAACTGGCGATTCCGCGTCTGCCGCAAGATGCCGGGCAATTGGTGCTAAACGCCAAAACCCGTCTGGAGCTACCCACCGTGGTGGCCGATGTGGTCGAGGGCGGACGTGGCGGCTTGGTAGACATCGTGGCGGATAAATTGGCCTTGGGCACAACCGCCGCAACCGACGATGTTGAATTGTTGGTTAGCGACCTGGATAAGTTTAGAGTGGATAGCTTGTTGCTGGGGGCGGTGAGAAGCTTTGACGCCGCGACCGGCCACACCAAGCTGGATGTCATCGCCAAGTCGGTGACGGTAGCCGAAAACACGACCTTGAAAGCACCGGAGGCCTTGCTAGCCGCCAGCGAAACCGTCACGCTTGAACAGGGCGCCAAAATCGAAGCCAGCGGCGCGGTCGCTGATACCGATAGCGATACGGTGCTTGAGGTGAACGGCGACGGCGCGTTGCTGCGCGCATCGGCGGGCAAACAGGCAACGATCAACCGAACCGGCGCCAAGGGCTTGAAAGGCGATCTAAACATAAGTGCCGGCGCGGTAATTTCGGCCGGCGCGGGTTCGGTGGCGCTGGACTCGACACGGCGGACCAAAATGGCCGGCGAATTGAATCTGGCCGGCGGTTCCTTGTATCTCGGCGCGGAAACTATCAACCTCGGCGAAACCGCCGGCGTATCGACTGGCCTGTCGCTGGATAATACTCAGCTCGCACACTTGACTGTTAACGAGTTGGTGTTGAGCAGCCGGGGTATGGTCAACTTGTACGGCGAGTTATTGCAAACCGATGCCCTTGGTCAGCCTTTTCAATTCGGCGATTTACGCATTGATGCCTTGGGTCTGGCCGGTAAAGCCAATGCTGGGAAAACCCTGTCTTTGAATGCGAAAACCCTGAGTATTGCCAACAGCAAGTCTACGGGCAGTGTTTTGGCGGGCGACGGCAGCGGGGTATTGAATATCAATGTGCAACAGCTGTTGTTGGACCAAGGTAAATTCCAGCTGTCGGGATTTGCCGCAGTCAATGTTAATGCCGGCGAGCGTATGTTGGGCAAGGGTGACAGCACCTTAACCGCATTGACTGACTTGAGCGTGAATACGCCGTTTGTCAGTGCCGAGAATGGCGCTAAAACCATCATCAATGCCAGCGGCCATGGCTTGTCTCTCACGGGCGGTAGCCAGACGCTAACTGCCGGTACCCAAGGCATAGCCGCGCAATTATTGTTGGAAGCCGATAGCATTGGTTTGAACACGGCCTTGTTTTATCAAACCGGTAATGTGGCCATGAACGCCTTGCAGGGTGATGTGACCTTGGGCGGTAATGCGCTGATCGATGTCTCCGGCGCGGTGGCGTATGCCGGCCTAAGCAAGCCGGTGAATCTGTCCGGCGGCAAAATCAGTTTGAGTTCTCAGCTTGGCAATGTCAGCATCGAAGCCGGCAGCAAGCTGTTGTTAAACGCCAGTAACGCCGAGATGCTTGCCGGTTTACTGTCCGTGCAAGCCGGCGCCGGCCAAGTGCAATTCAACGGTTTTATCGATGCTCGTGGTGTCGGCAAGGCAAACGGTGGCCGGGTCACCGTTGACACCGGCAGTTTGAGTGCCGGCGGATTTAGTGCTTTGAACGCGGTGTTTGCCGCCGCCGGTTTTAGCGGTGCTGTCGAACTGAGAACGCGTAGCGGCGATATCGTTGTAGAGGCCGGGCAAACCGTGAGTGCAAATGCGATCAATTTATTCGCCGATACCGGCAATATCAGCATTGCCGGCACCTTGGATGCTGCGGGTGCGAATGGCGGTTCGGTGACGTTGGCAGCCGAAGATCTGCTGACGCTGAATAGCTCGGCGCTGATTCTGGCGAACGCGCAAGCGGCGAATGGCAACGGCGGCAAGGTCAGTTTGTCGTCTATCGATGGGTCCGCATTAGATGGCGCGGGCATTGATATCCAGTCCGGTGCGCGCATCAACGTTGCAGCGGCTGGAGCCGGTGCGGCGGGCGAGGTGTATTTACGTGCCGACCGCGACGATACCGACGGCGACGGTCTGGCGGACATTAACGTCAAAGCCATCGCCGCCGGTACTATCGTTGGCGATACCGACGTCACCGTTGAAGGCGCGCGTATTTATAACAATAGCCGTATCGCCTCCGCCGAACAGCTGGCGATGCATAACGATAATCTGGCCTATATGAGCGATTTGGCGGCGGCTAATGTCGCTAACAGCCGCTTCGGCGCCGGCTTTACCATTATCCCCGGCGTAGAAGTTCGCAGCAGCGGCAATTTGACCATCGCCGAGACGTGGGATTTGGGAAAACTCGATAGCGGAGAAGCCTGGCGTTATGGCGCGAATAACGATCTGGTTGGGGTGTTAACGCTTAGAGCGAAAGGCAATTTGTTAATCAATGCCAATTTGAGCGACGGCTTTTCCACCGGCGTTTTGAATTCCGCAAGTTTTGGAGCTATCAACGTCAGCGATTATTTGCAAACCGGTGCTTCATGGAGTTACCAGCTGATCGGCGGCGCCGATTTGGGTTCCGCCAATGCAATGACAGTGCTGGCCTCTGCCAGTCTGTTGACCAGCGCCGGCAGCGGCGACGTCAGTTTAGCCAATGATGTCAGCGTGCGGACCGGCACCGGCGATATTGATATTCGCGCGGCTCGCGACTTGGTCTACGGTAATGCAAGCTCTTCAATCTACACGGCGGGCCGCGCGGATGCCGACGACGCCAAACGCTGGGGTAGTGGCGGGCCGGATTTAGCCGCGCTGTTCTATGCCGAATATCCCGTGGATGGCGGCGATATCAGCATTCAGGTTGGGCGCGATATCGATGCCAAACCTAGTGCGCAGTTGCTCAGCGATGCGTTGGTACGTACCGGCGATTGGTCCAACAGCAATCAACACAGTACGGAATTTGATTCGGAACGTCCGACAGCCTGGGGCGTGGCCTTGGGTATTAGCGATTCAAGTGGCTTTTCTCGTCAGCATCAGCAAAGCGTAACCGCTTTCGGCGGCGGTAATGTCCGCATCAGCGCGGGCGGAAATGTCGAAGACTTGTCGGTGATGATCCCTACCACCGGTAAACAGGTAGGTGAACGGGATACGCCGGTAGCGGATGCCACTGTTATCACGTTCAAGACCAATGTGGTCGAAGTGAACGGCGGCGGTAATCTGCAATTGCAGGCGGGTGGCGATATCGCCGGCGGCGTGTTTTATGTGGATGGCGGGGCGGCGGATATTTATGCGCACGGATCGCTGAAAGCCGGCACCAACAAAGGGCTGAATCCGATACTGGCTTTGGGAGATGCGCAGTTTAATGTAGTCGCCGGCAAGTCCATGGCCCTGGAAGCGATTGTCGATCCGATGTTCGTGACCTTGCCGGATTCGGTCGATTTGATCAATGCTTCATCGAATCGGTTTTTCCGCTACAGCACCGATAGCAATGTGACATTGACCACGCTCTCCGGCGACCTTGGCCTGAAAAACGACATCGCCAGTTTGAAGAAGGCCACCAATACCAATATTTCCGAAGGCTTTTTGGTTTATCCCGCCGGCCTGCATGCCTACGCACTGAACGGCAATATTACCGTGGACAAGAGCTTCACCTTGTACCCATCGGCGCAGGGTGACTTGGAGTTATTTGCGGCTGAGAATTTAACCGGTAAGGGTAATCCGCGGATTATTTTGAGCGATGCGGAACCAGCGGCATTACCTAGCGCCGCATTGCCCTTCGTCGGGTCTTCCTTAACCGACTTGGACAATGTGCTGAAGGTTCTGGATATTCAGCAACCGCAATCGCCCACCGCGATACATGCCAGCACGCCGCTGCACGCCAATGACCCGAATCCGGTGTTGATTAGCACCGGCAGCGGCAACATCGGCCGTATCGATGATGACATCGTATTCGTATTAGCCAAGCCCGCCGAGGTTAGCGCTGGTCAGGATATTGTCCGCGCCACGTTCAATATTCAACATAACAACGCCGACGCTGTCAGTATCTTTAATGCCGGCCGGGATATTCGTTACACGATTAATATTCACCCCGATACCGGCAATATCATCGAAGCCGATCAAGGTATAGACGTGGCCGGTCCCGGACAACTAACCGCGCTGGCGGGCCGGGATGTGAATTTGGGATCGTCCATCGGCATTACTTCGTCGGGCGATCAATCCAATGCCGCGCTGGCGGATGATGGTGCCAACATTACCGTGATTGCCGGTTTGGCTGGCGGTGCGCTGAACAGCAACGGCTTTGCCGAAGGGTTTATGCTCAACTCGGGTAAATACGTCCTGGAAAATCAGCGTTACCTGAATTTGTTCGTGCAGGAAATGCGCAGCATCACCGGCGACTCTTCGTTAAACGTCGATTCCGCCAAACTGGCATTTAGCGGGCTTTCCACGGTGGATAAGGCCCGCCTGGACAGTAAGCTGTTAAGCGTCGTGCAAAGCGTGTTTTTGCAGGAGGTAAAAGCCAATGCAAGCACGTTGGCCAAAGCCACTACCAAACAGGCTCAGGATCTGGCCGAACTAAAATTGCTGGCTACCATCGAGTCGCTGTTCCCCGGTACTACCTTGTTGGCAGGCAATAGCGAATACCGCATTGATGCTGCGAACGGCATTGTAGTAAACGCCGATACCAGTGCCAGCAATATCTTGAACAGTCTGAATGCCGCGTTACAGCAAAAGATCGAGGCGGAGTTGGCACGGCAGGGTAAAACCTTTGCCAGTGCTAGCGACCGCGAGAAAGACGACGCCCGCGAACTGGTTAGGCCCAAGCTGGGCAATATTTCGCTGTTCTTGAGTTCGATACAAACCAAGGATGGCGGCGATGCCAATCTGTTTACTCCCAATGGCGGCATTACCGTGGGTTTGGCGACCGCCGATATTGGTTTGGCAAAGGAAGATGATGAGTTGGGCGTGATCGTGAAAAAGCAGGGCGAGGCCAACCTGCTGGCCCGCAACGACATCGACGTGAACATCCAGCGCGTGGTGACCTTGGGTAACGGCAATATAACCGGCGGTTCCACTGAAGGCGATGTCGATGCCGGTCGTAGCGCGCAAACCGCATTGGCGGCTCCGCCGCTTAAAGTCAGTTACGATGCGGCGGGTATGCCGGTACTGGAAGTATCGCCGGTGTTGCAAGGTGGCGGTATCAGAACGGTGGGAGCAGGGGACGTGTTGTTGTTTGCACCGCGCGGCATCATCGACGCCGGTGAGGCGGGTATCAGAGGCAATAACATTACGCTGGCGGCAACCGCCATCGTCGGCGCCGATAATATCGATATCGGTGGTTCTGCCGTGGGTGTGCCGGTGGCTGCGACCGGCAGTGTCGCCGCCGGTTTGACCGGCGTCAGCAACGTGGCGGCTGCGGTCGGCAAGTCGCTGGATAGTACCGGCAGCGTCGGCAAGGAAGCTGCCGAAAAACTGGCTAAGGCAGCGACCAACACCTTGGGTATCTTGAGCGTGGATATTTTGGGTTTTGGTGAATAG